The nucleotide sequence GTCTGGTGAGTTTAAGActcttaaataaaatttgtttaaaataaagtttttttaaaaactttctgATTGTCTGGTATATGAACAACAAGTCAATTGTTTGTTCCTGGACTTATGAATTAGGATATACCTATGTTCCCCACCTTgatcgttttttatttatctaatttaaCAGAAAGACCGATGATGTATTATGGTGGGGATGTGTGGGGTAAACTGCCTCACTAGGTGAGGCCAATAGCAATATCAGTTTATTACATGTGCTTTTAAATGTGTGTCGTTTGTTGAGGCGGGACTGAACCAATCTAGATATATATTGGCTTCAGCAAGCAAGCCATCAATGTTGCCAACGGATTACAGAACCGAACTCTGTCGTGGGTTGGCGGCTGGTTACAGGGCCGCCAAGTTCTAACCATTTGTTATCGTGCTatcaaaatcttacaaaatGATTACAAACTCTATGTGACAATGTTGTCTTGAAACGCTTACAGCcttatttaataagatttttctctatttattcattttccaaatatatatttcctaacAAGAATTTAAATGGCTGTCACAAGTTACACGATGGCATGACAAAAGCCTCTGTACGAGCCTAAAAGATTGAAATGCCCTAAAATTTTGACTAGGAGTTTCCACAATCAGCGTAAAGAGTTGAGATGACAAaggcttcttctctcttgatCATGTTATGAAAGAAGGGAACGAGATTGGgttaaagaacaaagaagaagctttatACTAGTTCAAGTCAATAGTATACTTCATGGACAAAAGAAAGATATACGGAGCAAAGTTTTGTTTGATCATCCTGCAACGGTCAAGACTTTTGGCTATggtattttagttttgattttgccgtatctttagaaaaatatactacattttaatggtatttttttgggaaaaaataactaaaaaaaaaagaagtaaatattttttacaaatttcattTTAGTGATATTTACGACAGAATTGatctaaaaattgtaaattacaaATCCATAAATTAtttgtactctctctctctctctctctctctctcttttctgcAAAATTAAATAGGGCCGGTCGACTCGAACCAATATCAAATAACCCCGTTTGGCCTGTGGGGTAAGTTGCGAACCCCAGAAAAAGCAGGTCGGTCATAAACTGATTCAGTTCTCCTCGACATCAAACATTGGTACTCTTTtcccaaaccctaaaaactcATTCTCGTATCTGAAACCCTAAATTATGAATCTTTCGGTTACGTATTCTCGAATGATTTAGGGCTTCAAATAATCTCTATTCACCGCATCAATTGTTGATTTCTCCCATGATTTGTTGATTTCTCATCAAACCCATATCGTATTATTGTTGTTTAGATCAGAAAGGATGGTGAATTTGTTCTTGTCTGAACCAAAGTTGAACGATGTTGTTGCCCACAACAGTAGCAACATCGATGTGATTTTACCTCTGTTGAACAAATTAGGCTCTCACATTCAATCGTTGGTGACTCGTGGAGGTCGATCAGAAGCTAGACTTTGGCTTTGTAGTGCTCTTTCTACTGTTTCTATATCCCCTAGGAAGCAACTTAGTGTTTTCATGAAGTTGTTAAGATCAAAACCTAGAAAGTTGCAGTTTGTATCTCAGCTTCTGACAATGATGTTTGAGAAGAGACCTAGGAGACTTGGATCTTTGTTAGCCAAAAGAAGCTATATACTTGAGAAATTCTTTGAAGGTGAAGTGtctcttgtttaattttaatctccccattgtttacattttatctTGTGAGATTGTTGTGCTTgatgttgagttttttttggaaatatgcAGGGCATCCAAAGCGTATACTAGAGTGGTTCTCTGAGTTTGCTTATGATGGTGGGTCTGATCACAAACGCGGTGCAAAAGCATTGGCTCAGTTTGCGTTTGCGAACCGGGATATATGTTGGGATGAGCTTGAATGGCGAGGCAAGCACGGTCAGTCGCCTGCGGTTGTTGCTACAAAGCCTCATTACCTTCTTGATTTGGACGTTCAACGGACCATTGAGAATTTTCTTGACAATGTTCCTGAGTTTTGGTCATCTAAAGAGTTTGCTGAGTCTCTGAAAGATGGccaggttttgtttcttgataCCAAATTCTTTATAGATCTGTTTATCGGTTTCATGTATGAGGAAGATATGAATGATGTGTGGGATGCTGTGGAGGATTTTCTTACGGAGGagtctttctcttctttaactcAGCATCTCCTTATCACACTTGAAGAATGTGACTTGTGTCGATTTCTTGAATTGCTTGGCAACTATTTCGAGCCAAGCATTGAATCTTGGGATTGTGGTGACTCTTCTTGCTGGCTCGGGGTTGTTCTTTCAAAATATGTTGACGCGGAATCTATTGACGAGCTTCTACTGCTGAATTCTATTATCAACCAAGGTCGTCAGTTGCTACGGCTTGTGCGTGATGAGAACCTCGATGACGAGGGAAAGTTGTTGAAAGAAACCACGGCAGAGATCTTCAGAGGTTTGGAAAACGGCAGTAGCTTTTCTCTAATTCTGAGAGATCTCTCGAAGATGAAACACGAAGAGGTTATAAGATTACTCGGGTTACTTTCTTGGACTATTCACTTCAGACTAGCAGAGGAATGTCAGACGCCAGATTCATGGGAGCTTCTATTTAGAAAAAATGGGATTGAATCCCGCAGGTCTAGTGACCACTCATTGCTGCTAAGCCATAAGGGATTCTCTGAAGAAAGCGAATCTGACTCAGATAGTAGAAGCCAGGTTTCTAAAAAGAGGCacaagagggagaagaagaaaagaaagaagaaaaagaagagggctattgatgatgatgaggagctTTTAGGTCTGCATCAAACAAGTCGAAGTTGGTTGCTATCTACTGATGGGTTTTCTGCAACATGGACCAGTGTGAGTTTCCTATTCCTGTAAATTCGTGTTTTCTGCAACAGGGACCTTATTTGTGTTGATGATTTTTGTTCAGGTGGATTTGCCGGATCACATCGCAAAGTATAGTTTGTCGACATGGATGAAGTGGTTACTAGCTAGACAAAAATGAGTCACACACTTCGTACAAAACAGTAAGGTATTGGTTACGACCTCAACTTCTGTGATTTCTTGtactaaacaaaagaagatttcAAAGATGACCTACCT is from Camelina sativa cultivar DH55 chromosome 20, Cs, whole genome shotgun sequence and encodes:
- the LOC104770882 gene encoding uncharacterized protein LOC104770882, whose product is MVNLFLSEPKLNDVVAHNSSNIDVILPLLNKLGSHIQSLVTRGGRSEARLWLCSALSTVSISPRKQLSVFMKLLRSKPRKLQFVSQLLTMMFEKRPRRLGSLLAKRSYILEKFFEGHPKRILEWFSEFAYDGGSDHKRGAKALAQFAFANRDICWDELEWRGKHGQSPAVVATKPHYLLDLDVQRTIENFLDNVPEFWSSKEFAESLKDGQVLFLDTKFFIDLFIGFMYEEDMNDVWDAVEDFLTEESFSSLTQHLLITLEECDLCRFLELLGNYFEPSIESWDCGDSSCWLGVVLSKYVDAESIDELLLLNSIINQGRQLLRLVRDENLDDEGKLLKETTAEIFRGLENGSSFSLILRDLSKMKHEEVIRLLGLLSWTIHFRLAEECQTPDSWELLFRKNGIESRRSSDHSLLLSHKGFSEESESDSDSRSQVSKKRHKREKKKRKKKKKRAIDDDEELLGLHQTSRSWLLSTDGFSATWTSVDLPDHIAKYSLSTWMKWLLARQK